Proteins encoded within one genomic window of Balneolaceae bacterium:
- the atpE gene encoding ATP synthase F0 subunit C, protein MGLLAAGIGAGIAAIGAGVGIGMIGKGAVESIARQPEASGEIRGAMILTAALIEGVALIAAIVCILLVFFA, encoded by the coding sequence ATGGGTTTATTAGCAGCAGGAATCGGAGCAGGAATCGCGGCAATTGGTGCCGGTGTTGGTATTGGCATGATTGGTAAAGGAGCCGTAGAAAGTATTGCACGACAACCAGAAGCTTCAGGAGAAATTCGTGGCGCTATGATTTTGACAGCCGCTCTTATTGAGGGTGTTGCGCTTATCGCCGCTATTGTTTGTATTCTGCTTGTTTTCTTCGCTTAA
- the atpB gene encoding F0F1 ATP synthase subunit A yields MSLILRRIAVTALFILTMNPALTAADASEESENPIDVIGKVQDHHYLDVAGYHLYLPRILFVEGSAIPYVYATTQAAVASGNFEELSDHSLVSTMGNNVVLDMSITSHLMYFWFGVVLTLWITIAMARKYKRGAGRETEPEGWFQNLFEITFVFVRDDIAKTNISDDKYKKFVPYLFAVFVAITFMNLFGLLPWGVTATADITVTGILAAFTFFITQWNGSKDHWEHVFWFPGVPGWLRFILTPIEILGLFTKPLALAVRLFANMLSGKIMIICILGLIFIFTEYFSPAFGLGSSILVVPLTVALYLLKAFVGILQAYIFTLLSAVFIGMAAEQHPHEEGHVEAHA; encoded by the coding sequence ATGAGTCTAATATTGCGTCGGATAGCTGTTACAGCTCTCTTTATTTTAACAATGAACCCTGCACTAACAGCTGCAGACGCATCTGAAGAGAGTGAGAATCCTATCGATGTTATCGGTAAAGTTCAGGATCACCACTATCTGGATGTAGCCGGATATCATTTGTACCTGCCAAGAATTTTATTTGTTGAAGGAAGTGCCATTCCCTACGTGTATGCTACTACTCAAGCCGCTGTAGCATCTGGAAATTTTGAAGAGCTTTCTGATCACTCCTTAGTATCTACAATGGGGAATAACGTTGTTTTGGACATGTCTATCACTTCGCATTTAATGTATTTCTGGTTTGGCGTAGTTCTTACTCTTTGGATAACCATTGCAATGGCAAGAAAATACAAGAGAGGGGCCGGCCGTGAAACCGAGCCGGAGGGATGGTTTCAGAACTTGTTTGAAATTACGTTTGTATTTGTTCGGGATGATATTGCAAAAACGAATATATCGGATGATAAATACAAGAAATTTGTTCCCTATCTATTTGCAGTTTTTGTAGCTATTACATTCATGAATTTATTTGGCTTATTGCCTTGGGGAGTTACAGCAACAGCCGATATTACAGTGACCGGTATTTTAGCGGCATTTACATTTTTTATTACCCAATGGAACGGATCGAAAGATCACTGGGAACACGTTTTTTGGTTTCCGGGCGTGCCGGGTTGGTTGAGATTTATTTTGACTCCCATTGAAATTTTAGGTTTGTTCACCAAGCCTCTTGCACTGGCTGTTCGTCTTTTTGCGAACATGTTGTCAGGCAAGATTATGATTATCTGTATTTTAGGGCTGATATTTATTTTTACTGAATATTTCAGTCCCGCGTTTGGATTAGGCTCCAGTATACTGGTAGTGCCGCTCACAGTTGCTCTCTATCTGTTAAAAGCATTTGTGGGCATTTTGCAGGCTTATATCTTTACCCTTCTTTCTGCGGTATTTATTGGTATGGCCGCAGAGCAGCACCCTCATGAAGAAGGACATGTCGAAGCGCATGCATAA
- a CDS encoding AtpZ/AtpI family protein: MIKDSKNRKYLEYAGLGVEIAASFFVPILIGYWLDERYQTSPWWLLAGIFTGVLLMLSIFIKIAKDTNSRN; this comes from the coding sequence TTGATTAAGGATTCTAAAAATAGAAAGTACCTGGAATATGCGGGTCTTGGTGTTGAAATTGCAGCTTCATTCTTTGTGCCAATTCTTATTGGATACTGGCTTGACGAACGGTATCAAACATCTCCATGGTGGTTACTTGCAGGGATCTTTACAGGAGTTCTATTGATGCTCTCTATCTTTATTAAAATTGCAAAAGATACAAACAGCCGGAATTGA
- the atpF gene encoding F0F1 ATP synthase subunit B: MTLIFAEAASGGGGAILNFNSGFAIWVAITLIIFLAVMGKYAVPLIMSALTEREERIKDSLESAEKALAKAEQISKDNDKALQQAEVKAQKIRKEALEDAEVLRSEKIEQAKKDAANILEDARNTIEQEKKRALNELRDEVADLAVKSASMIIHAELDEKKNRKLVDSFINDLPKMN, from the coding sequence ATGACGCTGATTTTTGCAGAAGCGGCGAGTGGCGGCGGAGGTGCAATCCTCAACTTTAACAGTGGTTTTGCCATATGGGTAGCTATCACACTGATAATATTTTTAGCTGTGATGGGCAAATATGCAGTTCCGCTAATTATGTCAGCTCTTACTGAGCGTGAAGAACGCATTAAAGATTCTTTAGAATCAGCAGAGAAAGCCCTCGCCAAAGCTGAACAAATTTCGAAAGATAACGATAAGGCTTTACAGCAAGCTGAAGTGAAAGCCCAAAAAATTCGGAAAGAAGCTTTGGAAGATGCCGAAGTATTGCGCAGTGAAAAAATTGAGCAAGCAAAGAAAGATGCCGCTAATATTCTTGAAGATGCTCGAAATACTATTGAGCAGGAGAAGAAGCGGGCACTCAACGAACTCAGAGATGAGGTGGCAGATCTTGCTGTAAAATCTGCCTCCATGATTATTCATGCTGAACTCGATGAGAAGAAAAACAGGAAACTCGTTGATTCATTTATCAACGATCTACCAAAAATGAATTAA
- the atpH gene encoding ATP synthase F1 subunit delta — protein sequence MSTKAAKRYANAFLEVAIENDILEEAREDMLLIKNTIDASSDLRVFLKNPIIKKDQKKEVVQKIFKGKLQDLTFELNNLLTRKDRESLLEEISNKFIELYNQHQGIIKVGVTSARKLEEAQLKALKKNIEQTTGKKVEFSTEVEEELMGGLKIRIDDTVVDGSVKFKLSQLKDRLTSTVIE from the coding sequence ATGAGTACCAAGGCAGCAAAGCGATATGCAAATGCTTTTCTGGAGGTAGCAATTGAGAATGATATTCTCGAGGAAGCCAGGGAAGATATGCTCTTGATTAAAAATACTATTGATGCATCCTCTGATCTGCGAGTATTTCTCAAAAATCCGATTATCAAAAAAGATCAAAAAAAAGAAGTTGTACAAAAGATCTTTAAGGGTAAATTGCAGGATTTAACTTTCGAGCTAAATAACCTGTTAACACGAAAAGACAGGGAATCTCTTTTAGAGGAGATATCAAACAAGTTTATTGAATTATACAACCAACACCAGGGTATCATTAAAGTAGGAGTAACCTCAGCCAGGAAATTGGAAGAAGCTCAGTTAAAAGCATTGAAAAAGAATATTGAGCAAACAACCGGCAAAAAGGTTGAGTTTTCAACCGAGGTTGAAGAAGAGTTAATGGGCGGTTTGAAAATCCGAATTGACGACACTGTGGTGGATGGATCTGTTAAATTTAAATTAAGCCAGTTGAAAGATCGTTTGACCTCAACTGTAATTGAATAA